Part of the Virgibacillus natechei genome is shown below.
CTTTAAAAGCAAAGTTAGCTGGTGGAGCACAAATGTTTTCGTTTACTTCTAGTTCCAATATCACTCGAATTGGTACAAGAAATAGTGAGGCTGTTCATGAAAAGTTACAGGAACTTAAAATTCCAGTTGTGTCATCTGATTTAGGCGGCAATAGTGGTAGAACTATTGAATTTGACCCCTATACATGTGAATTGAAGATACGTAAAATAAAAAAGCAGGAAAAAATCATTTAAAACTAGTTTAAGGAGGAGCAATTCAAATGACAACTAATAAATCTCCTCACGAACAAAAGCTATGGGATAATTGGATATCAAATAAAGATAATGAAGCAGCAAATCAATTAATACAAAATTACAGGTACTTAGTAAACTTTCATGTGGAGCGGATTTCCAGTCACTTACCAAATAATGTGAATCGAGATGATATAAAAAGTTTTGGGCTAATTGGCTTATATGATGCATTGAAAAAATTTGAACCCAGTCGTGATTTGAAATTTGATACATATGCCTCATTTCGCATTCGTGGCGCTATTATTGATGGATTAAGAAGGGAAGACTGGCTCCCGAGATCCCGGAGAGAAAAAACGAAAAAGATCGAACAAATCTCACAAGAGTTGGAACAAATGTATCAACGAGTCCCTACATCGGAAGAAATTGCTGTAAAAACGGACATGTCACCCAAAGAAGTGGAAACCATTATCAAAGATTCGCTTTTTGCACATGTATTATCAATTGAAGAAAAGCCACGAAATGGTGATAGCGATCTAAAGGAAGGCTTAGGTTACACCATTGCTGACGAGGTAACAATTTCACCTGAAGAAAGTGTGCTTTCGATGGAAGTGAAAGATGAACTTTCAGAAGGTATACAAACATTAAACAACAATGAGCAAATGGTAATCAGTTTATTTTATCATGATGAGTTAACATTGACAGAAATAGGACAGGTTCTACATCTAACTACATCAAGGATTTCACAAATACATAAAAAAGCGATTTTTAAATTAAGAAATTCACTAAAAAAAATTCAAGCCTAAGTCGTAATGAATTATCATCAACTGGTTTTACCAAGAGAGAAGGCTAAGAAGCGCAACCCTTGAGGAAAAGATAGATTTTATTGGATAGAAGGTGTAGCTAAATGGTATCATTTGTACTGATTATAAGTTTTTTATTACACATCATCACATTGGTTGTTATTTATCAATTCTTTAAACAGATACAGACTTTAAAGCAAACAGATTCTAATGATAATGATGATATCGTGGAACTTTTTGAAGTTTATTTACAAGAATTCAAAGATGAAAATAAACGTTTGCAAGATGAACTATTAAAGGATATGTCAGCTAGAAATACAGATATAGACAACATAGATATGGAACTAGAAACAACGGCCGAAAATAAATCGCATCATGAACACACCCCCCCAGAATATGAAGCTGTTGATCGTGTGGAAGCCTCATTACAAGCAAGGATTTTACAACTTTATCATAAAGGACTCTCCGAAACAGAAATAGCACAGAAGTTGGACTGTGGTAAAACGGAGGTCGCATTAATTATTAAATTACATGCCTGATGAAAAAAATAATTGTAATACTTGATTACATGCATTCTATGTGATATATTAATTTCTGGTGTAAATACTATGTTCATAAATAATGAACAAGTTTTCATAACACACGTTTAGTAATTTGCGTGGATGGTGCCAGTAAAATGGTCTTTATGCAAAAGTGATCTAAGCGGAGGAAAAAAACCAAGGAGGAATTTATTATGGCAGCAATATCAATGAAGCAGTTATTAGAAGCTGGTGTACACTTTGGACATCAGACTCGCCGTTGGAATCCAAAGATGAAGAAGTACATCTTCACAGAGCGTAACGGCATTTATATCATTGACCTTCAAAAAACAGTTAAAAAGGTTGATGAAGCGTACAAATACGTAAAAGAAATCGCCTCAAATGGCGGAACGATTCTTTTCGTAGGTACCAAAAAACAAGCACAGGATTCAGTACGTGATGAAGCAACCCGTTCAGGAATGTACTACATTAACCAACGTTGGTTAGGTGGGACACTTACAAATTTCCAAACGATCCGCAAGCGTATTAATCGTCTAAAAGACATTGAGCGTATGGAAGAGGATGGTACATTTGACGTACTACCGAAAAAAGAAGTTGTTGACTTATTAAAAGAAAAAGATCGCTTAGAGAAGTTCTTGGGTGGTATTAAAGAAATGAACAAGTTGCCAGATGCAATGTTCGTTATTGATCCTCGCAAAGAGCGTATCGCGATCGCTGAAGCTCATAAATTAAACATTCCAATTATCGGAATGGTGGACACAAACTGTGATCCTGATGAAATTGATTATGTTATCCCAGCAAATGACGATGCAATTCGTGCTGTTAAACTATTGACTTCAAAAA
Proteins encoded:
- a CDS encoding FliA/WhiG family RNA polymerase sigma factor — protein: MTTNKSPHEQKLWDNWISNKDNEAANQLIQNYRYLVNFHVERISSHLPNNVNRDDIKSFGLIGLYDALKKFEPSRDLKFDTYASFRIRGAIIDGLRREDWLPRSRREKTKKIEQISQELEQMYQRVPTSEEIAVKTDMSPKEVETIIKDSLFAHVLSIEEKPRNGDSDLKEGLGYTIADEVTISPEESVLSMEVKDELSEGIQTLNNNEQMVISLFYHDELTLTEIGQVLHLTTSRISQIHKKAIFKLRNSLKKIQA
- a CDS encoding DUF6115 domain-containing protein, whose protein sequence is MVSFVLIISFLLHIITLVVIYQFFKQIQTLKQTDSNDNDDIVELFEVYLQEFKDENKRLQDELLKDMSARNTDIDNIDMELETTAENKSHHEHTPPEYEAVDRVEASLQARILQLYHKGLSETEIAQKLDCGKTEVALIIKLHA
- the rpsB gene encoding 30S ribosomal protein S2 codes for the protein MAAISMKQLLEAGVHFGHQTRRWNPKMKKYIFTERNGIYIIDLQKTVKKVDEAYKYVKEIASNGGTILFVGTKKQAQDSVRDEATRSGMYYINQRWLGGTLTNFQTIRKRINRLKDIERMEEDGTFDVLPKKEVVDLLKEKDRLEKFLGGIKEMNKLPDAMFVIDPRKERIAIAEAHKLNIPIIGMVDTNCDPDEIDYVIPANDDAIRAVKLLTSKMADAILEVKQGEEIEEAQQEVQEEESEAKTESEVEANQG